One part of the Phragmites australis chromosome 3, lpPhrAust1.1, whole genome shotgun sequence genome encodes these proteins:
- the LOC133912056 gene encoding protein disulfide-isomerase LQY1, chloroplastic-like, with protein sequence MAATSSPLTTLQPSLRSSTPSSHYMSALPRRRRPRARYPRIQADLDQNTIVAISVGVVSLAVGIGVPVFYETQIDNAAKRENTQPCFPCSGSGAQVCRFCGGKGNVTVVIGGGETEVSQCVNCEGIGSLTCTTCQGTGIQPRYLDRREFKDDD encoded by the exons AtggccgccacctcctcgccgCTCACCACGCTCCAACCCTCCCTCCGCTCCTCCACCCCTTCCTCGCACTACATGTCGGCGCTGCCTCGGCGGCGAAGGCCCCGTGCGCGGTATCCTCGCATCCAGGCCGACCTCGACCAGAACACG ATTGTGGCCATATCGGTCGGCGTCGTCAGCCTCGCCGTCGGGATAGGCGTCCCGGTGTTCTACGAGACGCAAATCGACAATGCT GCAAAGAGGGAGAACACACAGCCGTGCTTCCCCTGCAGCGGCTCCGGCGCGC AGGTATGCAGGTTTTGCGGTGGAAAGGGCAATGTTACTGTTGTAATTGGCGGAGGTGAGACTGAAGTATCACAGTGCGTCAACTGTGAGGGAATTGGCTCCTTGACATGCACCACATGCCAAGGCACAGGAATTCAACCACGCTATCTTGATCGTAG GGAGTTCAAGGATGATGACTGA